The Curtobacterium sp. MCLR17_007 genome contains a region encoding:
- a CDS encoding NUDIX domain-containing protein yields the protein MPVSEYVRSLRERIGASYLLLPGVTAVFRDDDRFLLARQGDSGRWSLIGGGIEPGEDPRAALVREVREELGVGSDVIRIIGAYGGAALENVYPNGDRVGYVTVAYLCSLRTSSLTLDEDEVLETRWATLAEIAELDHHEWIDQVLTDATR from the coding sequence ATGCCGGTCTCTGAGTACGTCCGATCGCTGCGCGAACGAATCGGGGCCAGCTACCTCTTGCTCCCGGGCGTCACGGCGGTCTTCCGGGACGACGATCGCTTCCTCCTCGCGCGGCAGGGCGACTCAGGACGATGGAGCCTGATCGGGGGTGGCATCGAGCCCGGCGAGGACCCACGCGCGGCTCTGGTGCGCGAAGTGCGGGAGGAACTCGGTGTGGGCAGCGACGTCATCCGGATCATCGGCGCCTACGGTGGTGCCGCCCTCGAGAACGTCTACCCCAACGGCGACCGAGTTGGGTACGTGACGGTGGCGTACCTCTGCTCACTGCGCACGTCGTCGCTCACCCTCGACGAGGACGAAGTGCTCGAAACCCGGTGGGCCACTCTCGCCGAGATCGCCGAACTCGATCACCATGAGTGGATCGACCAAGTGCTGACCGACGCCACCCGGTAG
- a CDS encoding beta-galactosidase family protein: MRFAIGDTDFLLDGAPHRVLSGAIHYFRVHPDLWRDRIRKARLMGLNTVETYVAWNAHAPQPGVFDLTGGLDLGRFLDLVAEEGMHAIVRPGPYICAEWSNGGLPYWLFADGTVGVRRDEPGFLAAVQTYLEQLAPVLVPRQVDQGGPIVLVQVENEYGAYGSDPVYLQKLERMHRDVGLTVPFTSVDQPMGTMLEDGSLPSLHKTGSFGSRSAERLERLRRAQPTGPLMCSEFWDGWFDSWGEHHHTTPASGSAADLDVLLAAGGSVNVYMFHGGTNFGFTNGANDKGVYRPIATSYDYDAPLDEAGRPTEKFHAFRAVIERYAPVPPLPASMLPGGSGRLADGSDGSGGSDGSGASGASGVGLEPRPAAATDIAVRLDRVASLRSLLPTLTDWSTHDEPPTFDALGAASGFVLYRTEVDLPTGGVLTVGNEVRDRAVVSVDGVVVGVLEREHHDRAIALPPVTGTLELLVEDQGRVDYGPRIGEPKGLIGGVAVDGVPLAQWTASPLALDPIAPGAVAALDALESTDGDVLAGPVLAAGAFDLVAADDRYLSLDGFRKGVAWVNGFCLGRYWSRGPQRTLAVPGPVLRAGRNEVVVLELHASASRTVHLLAEPDLGHTEA; the protein is encoded by the coding sequence ATGCGCTTCGCCATCGGCGACACCGACTTCCTGCTCGACGGCGCGCCGCACCGCGTGCTGTCGGGCGCGATCCACTACTTCCGCGTGCACCCGGACCTCTGGCGGGACCGGATCCGCAAGGCCCGGCTGATGGGCCTGAACACCGTCGAGACGTACGTCGCGTGGAACGCCCACGCGCCGCAGCCGGGCGTCTTCGACCTGACCGGCGGGCTCGACCTCGGTCGCTTCCTCGACCTGGTCGCCGAGGAGGGCATGCACGCGATCGTGCGTCCCGGCCCGTACATCTGCGCCGAGTGGAGCAACGGTGGTCTGCCGTACTGGCTCTTCGCCGACGGCACCGTCGGGGTGCGCCGGGACGAGCCGGGCTTCCTGGCGGCCGTGCAGACCTACCTCGAGCAGCTCGCGCCGGTGCTCGTCCCGCGGCAGGTCGACCAGGGCGGGCCGATCGTGCTCGTGCAGGTCGAGAACGAGTACGGCGCGTACGGGTCCGACCCGGTGTACCTGCAGAAGCTCGAGCGGATGCACCGCGACGTCGGGCTCACGGTGCCGTTCACGAGTGTCGACCAGCCGATGGGCACGATGCTCGAGGACGGGTCGCTGCCGTCGCTGCACAAGACCGGCTCGTTCGGCTCCCGCTCTGCGGAGCGACTCGAGCGCCTGCGTCGTGCGCAGCCGACCGGACCGCTGATGTGTTCGGAGTTCTGGGACGGCTGGTTCGACAGCTGGGGCGAGCACCACCACACGACGCCGGCGTCCGGCTCGGCGGCCGACCTGGACGTCCTGCTGGCTGCCGGCGGGTCGGTGAACGTGTACATGTTCCACGGGGGCACGAACTTCGGGTTCACGAACGGGGCGAACGACAAGGGTGTGTACCGGCCGATCGCGACGTCGTACGACTACGACGCCCCGCTCGACGAGGCAGGTCGCCCGACGGAGAAGTTCCACGCGTTCCGCGCCGTGATCGAGCGCTACGCGCCGGTGCCGCCGCTGCCGGCGTCGATGCTGCCCGGTGGGTCCGGCCGGCTGGCCGACGGGTCCGACGGGTCCGGCGGGTCCGACGGGTCGGGCGCGTCCGGTGCGTCCGGTGTCGGTCTGGAGCCGCGCCCCGCCGCCGCCACGGACATCGCGGTCCGCCTCGACCGGGTCGCGTCGCTGCGCTCCCTGCTGCCCACGCTCACCGACTGGTCGACGCACGACGAGCCGCCGACGTTCGACGCCCTCGGCGCAGCCAGTGGCTTCGTGCTGTACCGCACCGAGGTGGACCTGCCCACGGGCGGCGTCCTGACCGTCGGCAACGAGGTCCGCGACCGCGCGGTCGTCTCGGTCGACGGGGTGGTCGTCGGGGTCCTCGAGCGTGAGCACCACGACCGTGCGATCGCGCTCCCGCCGGTGACGGGCACGCTCGAGCTCCTCGTCGAGGACCAGGGCCGCGTCGACTACGGCCCCCGCATCGGGGAGCCGAAGGGACTCATCGGTGGCGTCGCCGTGGACGGTGTCCCGCTCGCCCAGTGGACGGCGTCGCCGCTCGCACTCGACCCGATCGCGCCAGGTGCCGTGGCGGCGCTCGACGCCCTCGAATCGACCGACGGGGACGTCCTCGCCGGGCCGGTGCTCGCCGCGGGCGCGTTCGACCTCGTCGCGGCGGACGACCGGTACCTGTCGCTCGACGGCTTCCGCAAGGGCGTCGCGTGGGTGAACGGGTTCTGCCTCGGCCGGTACTGGTCACGCGGACCGCAGCGGACCCTGGCGGTGCCGGGCCCGGTGCTCCGCGCCGGCCGGAACGAGGTCGTCGTGCTCGAACTGCACGCCAGCGCCTCGCGCACGGTGCACCTGCTGGCCGAGCCCGACCTCGGCCACACCGAGGCCTGA